The following coding sequences are from one Gossypium hirsutum isolate 1008001.06 chromosome A12, Gossypium_hirsutum_v2.1, whole genome shotgun sequence window:
- the LOC107925509 gene encoding uncharacterized protein: MAVSPCLSVNDQKKHWWLSNRKVVDKYIKDARSLIATHEQSEIVSALNLLDAALAISPRIEVALELKARSLLYLRRFKDVADLLQDYIPSLKMSGDDSGSVSSDNSSQHLSRERIKLLPSNNSSSDSPGRDPSFKCFSISELKKKVMAGLWKNCEKEGQWRYLVLGQACCHLGLMEDAMVLLQTGKRLASAAFRRKSVCRSDDSFSFPNSITTLDISSATAPPSMPPRNPTFFSESENISQLLSHIKLLIRRRTAAIAALDAGLFSEAIRHFSKIVDGRRPAPQSFLAECYMQRAFAYKAAGRIAESISDCNKTLALDPTCIQALDTRASLLETIRCLPDCLHDLEHLKLLYNTILRDRKLPGPAWKRHYVRYREIPGKLCALTTKIQQLKQRVASGETGNVDYYALIGLRRGCSRSELDRAHLLLCLRHKPDKATNFIERCEFADERDLDSIKDRAKMSALLLYRLLQKGYSSVMSTIMDEEAAEKQRKKASAALQAAQAAAIQVQQTQHSNPKPEHEASPVSSCNNKSKNTTTNSNTNVFQGVFCRDLTVVGNLLSQVGFNRPLTVKYEALSC; this comes from the exons ATGGCTGTTTCTCCTTGTTTGAGTGTTAATGATCAAAAGAAACACTGGTGGCTTAGCAACCGAAag GTTGTGGATAAGTACATTAAAGATGCGAGGAGTCTGATTGCAACCCATGAACAAAGCGAGATTGTTTCGGCTTTGAATCTACTCGATGCAGCATTGGCTATTTCGCCTCGTATTGAGGTTGCCCTTGAGCTCAAAGCTAGATCTTTGCTGTACTTGAGACGATTTAAGGACGTCGCCGATTTGCTCCAAGACTATATACCTAGTCTTAAAATGTCCGGCGACGATTCCGGGTCGGTTTCGTCCGATAACTCGTCTCAACATCTCTCGAGGGAACGAATTAAGCTTCTCCCTTCTAATAACTCGTCCTCTGACTCACCTGGTCGTGACCCGTCTTTCAAGTGTTTCTCTATCTCGGAATTGAAGAAGAAAGTTATGGCTGGGTTGTGGAAGAACTGTGAAAAAGAAGGCCAATGGag GTACTTGGTGCTAGGCCAAGCGTGTTGCCACCTAGGCCTAATGGAGGATGCAATGGTTCTACTTCAAACCGGCAAACGCCTCGCTTCGGCTGCATTCCGCCGCAAAAGCGTTTGCAGGTCCGACGACAGCTTCTCCTTTCCCAACAGTATTACCACATTGGACATATCCAGTGCCACAGCGCCACCTTCCATGCCACCGCGGAATCCGACCTTTTTCTCCGAATCCGAAAACATTTCCCAGCTGTTATCCCATATCAAACTCCTCATTCGCCGTCGTACCGCTGCCATTGCTGCCTTAGATGCTGGCTTATTCTCCGAAGCCATTCGCCATTTCTCTAAAATCGTCGACGGTCGACGCCCTGCACCTCAAAGCTTCCTTGCAGAGTGTTATATGCAACGAGCCTTCGCTTATAAGGCTGCGGGACGCATAGCCGAGTCGATCTCGGATTGCAACAAAACACTTGCTCTTGATCCAACTTGCATTCAAGCTCTTGATACCAGAGCCTCATTGTTGGAAACAATACGTTGTTTACCGGACTGTTTGCACGACCTCGAACACTTGAAACTGCTTTATAATACCATATTACGAGATAGGAAGCTACCAGGCCCTGCCTGGAAGCGTCACTATGTTCGGTACCGGGAAATCCCGGGGAAGCTATGTGCATTAACGACTAAAATCCAACAATTGAAGCAAAGGGTTGCTTCAGGGGAGACTGGAAATGTCGATTACTATGCATTGATCGGTTTAAGGCGAGGATGTTCAAGGTCCGAACTAGACCGAGCTCATTTGCTGCTATGTTTAAGGCATAAACCGGATAAAGCTACAAATTTTATCGAACGATGCGAGTTCGCCGACGAGCGTGATCTCGACTCGATTAAAGACCGAGCCAAAATGTCGGCTTTACTTCTTTACAGACTGCTTCAAAAAGGGTATTCCAGTGTAATGTCTACCATTATGGACGAAGAAGCGGCCGAGAAGCAACGGAAGAAAGCATCGGCCGCGTTACAAGCAGCACAGGCAGCAGCAATTCAAGTCCAGCAAACCCAACATTCTAATCCTAAACCCGAACACGAAGCCAGCCCTGTTTCGAGCTGCAATAACAAAAGCaaaaacacaaccacaaattcCAACACCAATGTGTTCCAAGGTGTATTTTGCCGGGATCTTACTGTAGTTGGGAATTTACTCTCACAAGTCGGGTTTAATCGACCACTTACAGTGAAATATGAAGCACTAAGCTGTTGA
- the LOC107925697 gene encoding BRCT domain-containing protein At4g02110 translates to MLESDTPSKTFLGVRFCLYGFDPVNEHNVRVKLINGGGVGVGQYSQNCTHVIVNKIVYDDPVCVAARNDGKTVVTGLWVDHSFDIGMPVDATSIMYRPLRDLNGIPGAKSLIICLTGYQRQDRDDIMTMVGLMGAQFSKPLVASKVTHLICYKFEGEKYELAKKIKKIKLINHRWLEDCLRDWELLSEANYSKSGYELEVMEAEAKDSDEEAEETTLKHSGQRSLNRSPHSLKAGMLSSGELLSTVEVATSTIPGHSPNPKEVLVMPGKSHLGTSFNDVNDPELNSFQNSGLRNGSSTKLAQPGNRGSNSTNMDSNLASTSKSPSLSNEMFTAISYSRKTPRNATPPNLSGEVSGNISGSPQAMKIKDVSGISSSKIQQPEERICASFVRSPRKGSDLCHGEDSAGILPQKRALELSGSSSKSQKMSYNAKGSIKGSALDTVQLEPTSSVGDQLQINDYPVNETGYPNVLHSSCAGNVTTKLSTDLFSSKSVTPDDRQNGRDEKSPNMSSRGYRGSTLAGKLDMPNENAYEKSPQMSFKGLRESTSVSRSNIGDYSLELLQVVGEPGELQNKQQDVQVPSLYRKLGKDNSHSPSKLDVLEGGNDESVTKSVSNKQRDVQVPSLDGKLGKDNVDSPSNLDVVEGGNDKSVTKPISKKKLAKKTLGSRPKLSNIANRKGSIYSSKIASDNHSTISMDGDNERAGHKSASELETCPPTINLDAAKDVEKVTKCQNIGTSKTQFMDDETQAPDEEDDNGSKKVIGVEKSELVEVMHKADMLVEAEHVRHDPKVAVHASPVASENGTNGTDPGRAVGSKNSEFGEPALKSGGLKKKTNKRKKQLSGKARMKAVPSNSKNDLAGENTSVEKNVGDKDNEKENFMPHPDDKPSSANASSRVEISGAAGKGDTVGLKEIARKSVGKSNNRTLKTKEKSQNVDSNMQPVEKVFNRVKIEPTCFILSGYRQQRKEFQQVIKRLKGKFCRDSHQWSYQATHFIAPDPIRRTEKFFAAAASGRWILKPEFLSACNEAGKFLAEEPYEWHKNGLSEDGAINLEAPRKWRQLKERTGHGAFYGLRIIVYGECIAPPLDTLKRVVKAGDGNILATCPPYTRFLKSGVDFAVVSPGMPRVDIWVQEFLKHEVPCVVADYLVEYVCKPGYSLEKHVLYDTHEWAEKSFTNLTTRAEEIVDDLTHESPGNSESNDITCQVCGSGDREDVMLICGNESGSVGCGIGIHIDCCDPPLDNVPKEDWFCPKCNKSSINNTSSKRRKKGTSTSKGK, encoded by the exons ATGCTGGAATCCGATACTCCCTCGAAAACGTTTCTCGGCGTTCGTTTTTGTCTTTACGGCTTCGATCCCGTTAACGAGCATAAT gttCGAGTAAAGCTAATCAACGGTGGCGGCGTAGGTGTCGGTCAGTATAGTCAGAATTGCACTCATGTGATTGTTAATAAGATTGTCTAC GATGATCCTGTATGTGTTGCTGCTCGAAACGATGGCAAAACAGTTGTCACTGGGTTATGGGTTGATCATAGTTTTGATATTGGAATGCCTGTTGATGCTACTTCG ATTATGTACAGACCTCTTAGGGATTTAAATGGAATTCCTGGTgctaaaagtttaattatatgcTTGACTGGATATCAAAGGCAAGATCGAGATGACATTATG ACGATGGTTGGCTTGATGGGTGCTCAATTTTCTAAGCCTCTGGTTGCAAGCAAAGTTACTCATCTAATATGCTATAAATTTGAAG GGGAGAAGTACGAGCTTGCTAAGAAAATCAAGAAGATAAAGCTTATCAACCACCGCTGGCTGGAAGATTG TTTAAGAGATTGGGAGCTTCTTTCAGAAGCTAATTACAGCAAGAG TGGCTATGAGTTAGAGGTGATGGAAGCTGAAGCTAAAGATTCTGACGAAGAGGCTGAAGAAACTACATTGAAGCATTCTGGACAAAGGAGTCTGAATAGGAGCCCTCATAGTTTGAAAGCTGGAATGCTCAGTTCCGGCGAGTTGCTCTCCACAGTTGAAGTGGCCACTTCCACTATACCCGGACATTCACCAAATCCTAAAGAAGTTTTAGTGATGCCTGGAAAATCTCATTTAGGCACAAGCTTCAATGATGTTAATGACCCTGAGCTCAATTCTTTTCAGAACTCAGGTCTCAGGAATGGTTCATCTACTAAGCTAGCTCAACCAGGCAACAGAGGCTCAAATTCTACAAATATGGATAGTAACTTGGCATCTACCTCTAAGAGTCCCTCATTATCCAATGAGATGTTCACTGCTATAAGTTACTCCAGGAAAACTCCAAGAAATGCTACACCTCCAAATTTATCTGGGGAGGTATCAGGCAACATTAGTGGCTCTCCTCAAGCTATGAAAATTAAGGATGTATCAGGCATTTCTTCCTCTAAAATACAGCAACCAGAGGAAAGAATCTGTGCTTCTTTTGTTAGATCTCCAAGGAAAGGAAGCGATTTGTGTCATGGAGAGGACTCTGCTGGTATATTGCCTCAGAAAAGAGCTTTGGAACTTTCTGGTAGTAGCTCTAAATCACAAAAGATGAGTTATAATGCAAAAGGTTCCATAAAAGGCAGTGCATTGGATACTGTACAGTTGGAGCCGACATCCTCGGTGGGAGATCAGCTACAGATTAATGACTACCCAGTGAATGAGACTGGTTATCCAAATGTTTTACATAGCTCATGTGCTGGCAATGTGACTACCAAGTTGTCAACTGATCTCTTTTCCTCTAAATCTGTAACTCCAGACGACAGACAGAATGGTAGAGATGAGAAGTCACCCAATATGTCCTCTAGAGGGTATAGAGGGTCCACCTTGGCAGGCAAGCTGGATATGCCAAATGAGAATGCTTATGAGAAGTCACCCCAAATGTCCTTCAAGGGGTTAAGAGAGTCAACCTCAGTAAGCAGATCAAATATTGGCGATTACAGTCTAGAACTATTACAAGTGGTTGGAGAGCCAGGTGAGCTGCAGAATAAGCAGCAAGATGTTCAGGTTCCTTCACTTTATAGAAAGCTGGGGAAGGATAATTCCCATAGCCCTTCTAAGTTGGACGTGCTTGAAGGTGGAAATGATGAATCAGTGACAAAATCAGTTAGCAATAAGCAGCGAGATGTTCAGGTTCCTTCACTTGATGGAAAGCTGGGGAAGGACAATGTCGACAGCCCTTCTAACTTGGATGTGGTTGAAGGAGGAAATGATAAGTCTGTGACAAAACCAATTAGCAAGAAGAAGCTTGCAAAAAAGACCTTGGGTTCTCGACCAAAACTAAGTAACATTGCTAACAGAAAAGGTTCTATTTACTCAAGCAAAATTGCTTCTGATAATCATTCTACAATTTCCATGGATGGTGATAATGAAAGAGCAGGTCATAAGAGTGCCAGTGAGCTTGAGACATGCCCTCCAACTATTAACCTGGATGCAGCAAAGGATgttgaaaaagttacaaaatgtcaGAATATTGGTACTAGTAAGACTCAATTCATGGATGATGAAACTCAAGCTCCAGATGAGGAAGATGACAATGGTTCTAAGAAGGTGATTGGAGTAGAGAAGTCTGAGTTGGTTGAAGTGATGCATAAAGCAGATATGTTAGTAGAGGCAGAACATGTCAGACATGATCCCAAAGTGGCTGTACATGCGAGTCCAGTTGCCTCTGAGAATGGAACAAATGGAACTGATCCTGGGAGGGCAGTTGGGAGCAAAAATTCTGAATTTGGTGAACCAGCGTTAAAGAGTGGTGgcttgaaaaagaaaacaaacaaaaggaagaaaCAACTTTCTGGTAAGGCCAGGATGAAGGCTGTTCCTTCTAATTCCAAAAATGATTTGGCTGGGGAAAATACCAGTGTCGAGAAGAATGTTGGTGACAAAGATAATGAAAAGGAGAATTTCATGCCACATCCTGATGACAAACCAAGCAGTGCTAATGCGTCTTCAAGAGTGGAAATCTCCGGGGCTGCTGGCAAGGGCGACACAGTTGGTCTCAAGGAGATTGCTAGGAAATCAGTTGGTAAATCCAATAACAGAACATTGAAGACTAAGGAAAAATCTCAGAATGTTGATTCTAACATGCAACCAGTCGAAAAGGTTTTCAATAGAGTGAAAATTGAGCCTACATGTTTTATATTGAGTGGCTACAGACAGCAGAGAAAAGAATTTCAGCAAGTCATTAAGCGTTTGAAAGGAAAGTTTTGTAGAGATTCTCATCAGTGGTCATACCAGGCAACACATTTCATTGCACCTGATCCAATTCGTAGGACTGAAAAATTCTTTGCTGCTGCTGCTTCTGGAAG GTGGATTCTTAAACCCGAATTTTTAAGTGCTTGTAATGAGGCAGGAAAGTTCTTGGCAGAGGAGCCTTATGAATGGCACAAAAATGGCCTTAGTGAAGATGGTGCAATAAACTTAGAGGCTCCAAGGAAGTGGCGTCAGTTAAAGGAGAGAACAGGCCATGGAGCATTTTATGGATTGCGCATTATTGTGTATGGAGAATGCATTGCTCCTCCTTTG GATACTCTGAAGCGTGTTGTGAAAGCCGGGGATGGTAACATTTTAGCAACTTGTCCCCCTTACACCAGATTCCTCAAATCTGGTGTTGATTTTGCAGTTGTTAGCCCTGGCATGCCACGTGTTGATATCTGGGTTCAAGAGTTTTTGAAACACGAGGTACCCTGTGTTGTTGCTGACTACCTAGTGGAATACGTCTGTAAACCCGGTTACTCCCTGGAGAAACATGTCCTATACGACACTCATGAATGGGCAGAAAAATCATTCACTAACTTGACAACTCGAGCTGAGGAAATCGTCGATGACTTGACTCATGAATCACCAGGTAACTCGGAGAGTAATGATATAACATGCCAAGTTTGCGGCTCTGGCGACAGAGAAGATGTCATGCTGATCTGCGGCAATGAAAGTGGTTCCGTAGGTTGTGGAATCGGCATTCACATCGATTGTTGCGATCCCCCGCTTGACAATGTTCCGAAGGAGGACTGGTTTTGCCCGAAATGTAACAAAAGCAGCATAAACAACACGTCttccaaaagaagaaaaaagggaacGTCAACGTCAAAGGGTAAGTAG